A window of Onychostoma macrolepis isolate SWU-2019 chromosome 01, ASM1243209v1, whole genome shotgun sequence contains these coding sequences:
- the atp1a1a.1 gene encoding sodium/potassium-transporting ATPase subunit alpha-1a.1 isoform X3 gives MDELKKEVDLDDHKLSLDELTRKYSTDLTRGLSGARSKEILARDGPNALTPPPTTPEWVKFCKQLFGGFSTLLWIGAILCFLAYGIQAASEEEPANDNLYLGIVLSAVVMITGCFSYYQEAKSSKIMDSFKNLVPQQALVIRDGEKNNINAEEVVVGDLVEVKGGDRIPADLRIISAHGCKVDNSSLTGESEPQTRAPDFSNENPLETRNIAFFSTNCVEGTARGIVINTGDRTVMGRIATLASGLEVGRTPISIEIEHFIHIITGVAVFLGVSFFILSLILGYSWLEAVIFLIGIIVANVPEGLLATVTVCLTLTAKRMAKKNCLVKNLEAVETLGSTSTICSDKTGTLTQNRMTVAHMWFDNQIHEADTTENQSGTSFDRSSATWAALARVAGLCNRAVFLAEQENVPILKRDVAGDASESALLKCIELCCGSVKEMREKYNKIAEIPFNSTNKYQLSIHKNPNSNTESTHLLVMKGAPERILDRCSSILIQGKEQPLDDELKDAFQNAYLELGGLGERVLGFCHFNLPDEQFPEDFQFDSEEVNFPTENLCFIGLMSMIDPPRAAVPDAVGKCRSAGIKVIMVTGDHPITAKAIAKGVGIISEGNETVEDIAARLNIPINEVNPRDAKACVIHGGDLKDLSPEQLDDVLKYHTEIVFARTSPQQKLIIVEGCQRQGAIVAVTGDGVNDSPALKKADIGVAMGIAGSDVSKQAADMILLDDNFASIVTGVEEGRLIFDNLKKSIAYTLTSNIPEITPFLLFIIANIPLPLGTVTILCIDLGTDMVPAISLAYEAAESDIMKRQPRNPKTDKLVNERLISIAYGQIGMIQALAGFFTYFVILAENGFLPSSLLGIRVFWDDRYVNDLEDSYGQQWTYEQRKIVEFTCHTAFFTSIVIVQWADLIICKTRRNSVFQQGMKNKILIFGLFEETALAAFLSYCPGMDVALRMYPLKPNWWFCAFPYSLLIFIYDEIRKLIIRRSPGGWVERETYY, from the exons CCGAGGAGGAACCTGCCAATGATAAC TTGTATCTGGGTATCGTACTCTCTGCTGTCGTGATGATCACTGGATGTTTCTCGTACTATCAAGAGGCCAAGAGCTCCAAGATCATGGACTCCTTCAAGAACCTTGTCCCTCAG CAAGCCTTGGTTATCCGTGATGGTGAGAAGAATAATATCAATGCTGAAGAAGTTGTGGTTGGAGATCTTGTGGAAGTCAAAGGTGGCGATAGAATTCCTGCTGATCTGCGTATCATTTCTGCTCATGGATGCAAG GTGGACAACTCCTCCCTCACTGGAGAATCTGAGCCTCAGACTCGTGCTCCTGACTTCTCCAATGAAAACCCACTGGAGACCAGGAACATTGCATTTTTCTCTACCAACTGTGTTGAAG GCACTGCCAGGGGTATCGTAATCAACACTGGTGACCGCACTGTCATGGGTCGTATTGCCACTCTTGCTTCTGGTCTTGAAGTTGGTCGCACTCCCATCTCTATTGAGATTGAGCACTTTATCCACATTATCACTGGTGTAGCCGTCTTCCTGGGTGTCTCCTTCTTCATCCTCTCCCTGATCCTTGGCTACTCTTGGTTGGAAGCTGTCATCTTCCTCATTGGTATCATTGTCGCTAATGTGCCAGAGGGTCTCCTGGCCACTGTAACA gTGTGTTTGACCCTGACCGCCAAACGCATGGCAAAGAAGAACTGCCTGGTGAAGAATCTAGAAGCTGTGGAAACTCTTGGCTCGACCTCCACCATCTGCTCTGACAAGACTGGAACTCTGACCCAGAACCGAATGACGGTCGCTCACATGTGGTTTGACAACCAGATTCATGAAGCGGACACCACAGAGAACCAGAGTGGAACCTCCTTTGACAGGAGCTCTGCTACTTGGGCCGCCCTCGCACGTGTCGCTGGTCTCTGCAACCGTGCCGTCTTCCTTGCAGAACAAGAAAACGTCCCAATTCTTAAG AGAGACGTGGCTGGTGACGCCTCCGAATCTGCCCTGCTGAAGTGTATCGAGCTCTGCTGTGGATCGGTGAAAGAGATGAGAGAAAAATACAACAAGATTGCAGAGATCCCATTCAACTCCACCAATAAATACCAG CTCTCCATCCATAAGAACCCGAACAGCAATACAGAATCCACTCACCTGCTAGTAATGAAAGGTGCTCCTGAAAGGATCCTGGACAGGTGCAGCTCTATTTTGATCCAAGGAAAAGAGCAGCCACTTGATGATGAGTTGAAGGACGCCTTCCAGAATGCCTACTTGGAACTTGGGGGCCTTGGAGAAAGAGTACTGG GATTTTGCCACTTCAACCTTCCTGACGAACAGTTTCCTGAGGACTTCCAGTTTGATTCAGAAGAGGTGAACTTCCCCACTGAGAACTTGTGCTTTATTGGCCTCATGTCCATGATCGATCCTCCTCGTGCCGCTGTACCAGATGCTGTGGGCAAATGTAGGAGCGCTGGAATCAAG gttattATGGTTACTGGTGATCATCCAATCACAGCCAAGGCCATTGCCAAGGGAGTGGGTATCATCTCTGAGGGCAACGAGACCGTTGAAGACATTGCTGCCCGCTTGAACATTCCTATTAATGAGGTCAATCCAAG GGATGCCAAGGCTTGTGTGATCCATGGTGGTGACCTGAAAGATCTGTCCCCGGAGCAATTAGATGATGTCTTGAAATATCACACAGAAATTGTGTTTGCCAGAACGTCTCCTCAGCAGAAGCTGATTATCGTTGAAGGCTGCCAAAGACAG GGTGCCATTGTAGCCGTAACCGGTGATGGAGTCAATGATTCTCCTGCTCTGAAGAAGGCTGATATTGGTGTGGCTATGGGTATCGCTGGATCTGATGTATCTAAACAGGCTGCTGACATGATTCTTCTGGACGACAACTTTGCCTCAATTGTCACTGGAGTAGAAGAAG GCCGTCTGATCTTTGACAACTTGAAGAAGTCCATTGCCTACACACTGACCAGTAACATCCCGGAGATCACCCCCTTCCTTCTCTTCATCATTGCCAACATCCCTCTTCCTTTGGGTACCGTCACCATTCTTTGCATTGACCTGGGTACTGACATG GTTCCTGCAATCTCGTTGGCCTATGAAGCTGCTGAGAGTGACATCATGAAGCGTCAACCCAGAAACCCTAAGACGGACAAACTTGTGAATGAGAGGCTGATTAGCATAGCCTATGGTCAGATAG GTATGATTCAAGCTCTGGCTGGGTTCTTCACATATTTTGTCATCTTGGCTGAAAATGGCTTCCTGCCGTCGTCATTGCTGGGCATTCGTGTGTTTTGGGATGACAGATACGTCAATGACCTGGAAGACAGTTACGGCCAACAATGG ACGTACGAGCAGAGGAAGATTGTGGAGTTCACATGCCACACAGCCTTCTTCACCAGTATTGTAATTGTACAGTGGGCCGATTTGATCATCTGCAAGACCAGAAGAAACTCTGTCTTCCAGCAAGGAATGAA GAATAAGATTCTCATCTTTGGACTGTTTGAAGAAACAGCTCTTGCAGCTTTCCTGTCCTACTGCCCAGGCATGGATGTTGCCCTCAGAATGTACCCACTGAA ACCAAACTGGTGGTTCTGCGCCTTCCCCTACTCACTTCTCATCTTTATTTATGATGAAATCCGAAAACTTATCATTCGACGCAGCCCAGGAG GTTGGGTGGAGAGGGAGACCTACTATTAA